The DNA window TTCTGACTCCTTTCCTGATAGACAGACTGCGTGATTTGGGGGGTTTGATCTTCATCCTCGCCCAGCCCACAAGCTCGTCGATCCTCTTCAGCAGTCTTGttgtacatgctgctgtctgaagTATGGTGGTGATATCATCCACGTAGCCTCTCACTGCTGGTAGCCTCTGTCCTGAAGGCAGTTTCACTCCTCCGACCATCTTcctacccacacagcagaagactgctatacggatcagccttcaagtcgcccaacccgcgttactgtcacattcgttttggctccgcctagaggatacagctccgcctctgaaaattgtacggtcagacagctgatcctgagcggactcgtgtctgattcgcatacgcggacgcgacaaactaaaccggcgcgcgccgcctagagttataggctccgcctacgcgcgctgagccgaccaatgtctgcatccgcagacgtggacgcgcctactagcgtgtacgcgcatgagccaagatctctggactttctttgctggaacacgaacgtaagtatagatttattgatttattgctacattcgcagtaaagatcggcctttgtgtttccatcatcatttatgtatgattgtaatgacgttgtttgatatttggactagcagtaaaactttatattctgtaaaaaaaggcttttatttccagcgccgcctcccagaatgctttgcatggggacgtgcgtctgacgtcacgtattcagaaaattcgaaatggctgcacgcgggaggtgaggcccgagcgaagaaaagtggaaaagagtgttattcgtcaaaaaacccacacaacgacggtcattttttcgccgtgctattgtaaaattgttttttatctgtgttttgtgaagccggtgagtaacgttcaatacagttaacttaggctatcttttgttagacgctgtgaatgtgtgtaggttacatgctacgacattccacatatttccaactggttgaaacgaaagcgtattactttattgtcagtgttgtttaggcccaggtcgctattacttcgttataacaacgtaacgttaacagagtggaaacagccgttctttgctattaatatgagtgtgtattatttctttctttgttctttagtggagctcgagatcctgtttactgtggactagctgtgtgtgacgccatgttgtttttgtttccattacaaaaaaaaaggtatgtctacgtgttttttggcatagttaattgtagaaaaaatacataaaacgaggtgatgtgagtgggaaaaattgctgcacatattaaggatcctttttcttgatctatatttttgttatttgctgatgtatatattttatatgctgttttttatttaattaatttattagagactattttatgctttatttacctttttttattattgttattttatttactattattattatttccacatgtaagcataaataattgatcatattagtacattgtttgattgctttgcttaatgcattccataatttaattccacatattgatatactgaaggtcttaagtgttgtacgtgcgtacaaatgttttaaattacatttctctctaagatgatttttctcctctttttttgagaagaattgttgtatattcttgggtagcaggttatagtttgctttgtttataattttagctgtttgcaaattcactatgtcgtggaatttcagtatctttgattcaataaataaagtgtttgtatgttgtctatatccaacatgatgtattattctaactggtcttttttgtaacaccgttaatgaatgaagtgtacttttgtaattatttccccatatttctacacaataactcagatatgtaacactagtgagcagtagagaatatgaagtgatttttttgtctagaacatgttttgctttattcattattgacgtgtttcttgctactttatgttgtatagtttttacttgagatttccagttcaatttatcatcaatcattatacctagacatttggtttcatttactctttcaatttctattccgtctatttgtatttgtgtttgactttctcttctactgttaccaaatagcattattttagttttactgagattcaaagatagtctgtttttgtcaaaccatctttttaatttgttaatttcttctgttattatttgtattatcttctgtgtgttctctcctgaacaaaacgctgttgtatcatccgcaaataatactaactttaaatcttttgtaactttacaaatgtcatttatctagacattgaataatttaggtcctatattgatccctgaggtacaccacaggatatacttagcgatgtagacgaaaccaccacattaatattaaagatatggttaacattcttagtgctaaagatattcccctctccttgtatcccttctcccagctccaccgtctcgccgagtgccagcaagagtcatgagtacttgtcaactcgactccttaactggagataactttctaggtaaagactgatctccaaaataatatctcagcatccagtaaccatggttaacagatcacaaccatttaataccaatttatctcccttagcacctcaccatggggaaggatgtattcatatgccttcaccagcacctgcattaaacatgcagagagttacacaaggtagggactgatctctgtatacactacacccatcatttcaaaccctactttacgattgagctgaagttctgactattatgacctgtacttttacctttcttatagttcttaccaccttggggcaccattcaggtaaaatctcagctcatcttacttgcttatttgtatacactaacacctgtgcatgcttttgtccacgttgttcctttgacgatgaataaataccccttttctttctttctacaataagggtgccttttcatctgattaagtttataatgaacagggacattgcggttgtcccaagtggatggtatgatgataggatggttttctggcccagctataaaaacaccgacagaattgaaagggccgctttaaatgaggagcagcatgagccaaactggccaagatttgacgtttctgttgtccgaacttgtggtatgcaaattcataatcttcttgtttaaaaataacgtcatagttgcttctctttatgcttggaataacctattgtgtctatgttctgaccaggtctcttgtaagagagagacctgatttatcatcatcaataataataatatcctgttcagctctacagctaatttgaaactcatgttcattttaacatattcaattttagacaactacaaagacgcattaaaaataatgcaacaatatggaaagggctgcgacacctcagacctgcaatctgaggcagagaacgaggagctgccagaaaaaaggaacaggaagccagtgtaagtgtgttccgtcttgtttttgtcatgtttctacagtaataggaaggttatttccggtagcattcaaaaatagaccagagatgcttgtactatatgtatatttggcaattttggtattgcaataatcctaatgatatggttacccaacagccatcgtctcggggactcagatgatagcgaagaagacccgggaaatagtgacctcacatctctggggttggcaagccaattgcacaggcagagtaaggaataatctcttaacatcgaaaacaacaaaaccaccaaaagatatggttaacatacttagtgctaaagatattcccctctccttgtatcccttctcccagctccaccatctcgccgagtgccagcaagagtcatgagtacttgtcaactcgactcctcaactggagataactttctaggtaaagattgatctctgaaataatatctcagcatccagtaaccatggttaacagatcacaaccatttaataccaatttatctcccttagcacctcaccatggggaaggatgcattcatatgccttcaccagcacctgcattaaacatgcagagagttacacaaggtagggactgatctctgaaatattagtgtatagataggccccttgggtattaccagtcatggttaactgatggctctctcacaatgcccacctgagtaggaacggcagtccctcctcgactccctccacccccctcaccagcagccctcaacatgtggcagacagaggagcctggatccagcctggcctacaggccaacatggcgagggggaagaatggccgacaacatttcctgctctggtgagcaataactgacaaataccggatggtcattctgtgccacaaattttggaaaaaattcaaattcacaagcaatcacatattttcttcaaactttgtcaataacttttgtcattaactaaggtcaatagctaatgtgaggattatgagtaatgaggataaacactgaaacatgttaattttatactgctgtttgtcaacagcgcctgaggtaatccacatccttagcctgctggaaactattaagcacaaccaagaccagctgattgcgaaggtaaacttcgtaagccttgaataggtcaatatttcataacgacattgattttgattcattattattttttaaagaaagaaacagcctacatggcagctttgtgtgattagagtaaacattgctacattttcttgttacatttcacctgtttgctctttaaataccacttttaatgttttttatttatttcgatcatattttttaaaaatgtgccctggggccgttaaaaaatgacctgcagcccgcaaatggcccccgggccgcactttggacaccccttgcctacacgaatacaaacatagaatgatagtacaaatataataagaaaacaatgtcaacctcccaaagttgggttatggatatttatttatgccccccacccccaaccccccgccgtcgtcatccaacagagccaaacaagtactctgatcaaggaaccaaataaccaTATTGTTTAAACAtgttggatgtcttgcacacctataccctgatcacaaattcatagtttacgcaccttattttaaccacctccagtaactttaagtcatgttttttttttcaaatgtaatctccttaatacctatcacatattttgtattgtgtaagcatacttggctttggatgcttcctaccataaacataaacatatctgtcttgtaatcttgtttgattacagttgctgtgagtaaaaatgtgttgacaaggtcagccacggacgccgaggtcaccaaacacgccatcaggtggttcaattATACATggtaagtacacacacacaagtgtcttTTTTTagtaataatctttttttttttattccattttttcagtaagtttttctttttttggtgacGTATCTTAGCAAGAATGTCATTTGTTCCACATTGTAAATAATCTCATTTGTTGTTCCCATTCTGCAATTGTTGGGGCttcttttgacagacatttattaAATGATTGCCTTCATACTACTAGTCAGTAGTACAGTATCTTCATACTACTAGTCAGTAGTACAGTATCTTCATATTACTAGTCAGTAGTACAGTATCTTCATATTACTAGTCAGTAGTACAGTATCTTCATACTAATAGTCAGTAGTACAGTATCTTTATATTACTAGTCAGTAGTACAGTATCTTCATACTAATAGTCAGTAGTACAGTATCTTCATATTACTAGTCAGTAGTACAGTATCTTCATACTAATAGTCAGTAGTACAGTATCTTTATATTACTAGTCAGTAGTACAGTATCTTCATATTACTAGTCAGTAGTACAGTATCTTCATACTACTAGTCAGTAGTACAGTATCTTTATATTACTAGTCAGTAGTACAGTATCTTCATATTACTAGTCAGTAGTACAGTATCTTTATATTACTAGTCAGTAGTACAGTATCTTCATATTACTAGTCAGTAGTACAGTATCTTCATACTACTAGTCAGTAGTACAGTATCTTCATACTACTAGTCAGTAGTACAGTATCTTTATATTACTAGTCAGTAGTACAGTATCTTCATACTAATAGTCAGTAGTACAGTATCTTTATATTACTAGTCAGTAGTACAGTATCTTCATACTACTAGTCAGTAGTACAGTATCTTCATACTACTAGTCAGTAATATCTTCGATAAATATCTCTCCCCTCTTTTTTCATTTGGTATACTCCCTAGCAACATTAAACTCACACATTTGAATGATCTTGTATAAAACACCACTGCTCAAGTGATGTATAAAgtcaataataatatgcttctagAAGATGTTTCACATGTGAAGCAggaaatatgaactaagagggatttatgtgtactctaaagtatgaacacatgtaaaacaaacatgtataacaactagggatgtccgataatggctttttgccgatatccgatatgtcgatattgtccaactctttaattaccgatactgatatcaaccgataccgatatcaaccgatatatacagtcgtgcaattaacacattattatgcctaatttggacaaccaggtatggtgaagataaggtacttttttttaaaaatgaaccaaataaaataagataaataaattaaaaacattttcttgaataaaaaagaaagtaaaacaatataaaaacagttacatagaaactagtaattaatgaaaatttgtaaaatcaaatgcagatactttttcttatgccttctgatctctctctctctctctctctctctctctctctctctctctctctctctctctctctctctctctctctctctctctctctctctctctctctctctctatgtccactacttgatgtccatatcctacccccccccccaccctcctccacacccctgattgtaaataatgtaaataattcattgtgattatcttgtgtgatgactgtattatgatgatagtatatatgatagtatatatctgtatcatgaatcaatttaagtggaccccgacttaaacaagttgaaaaacttattggggtgttaccatttagtggtcaattgtacggaatatgtacttcactgtgcaacctactaataaaagtctcaatcaatcaatcaactgtcaaaggttagtactattagtggagcagcagcacgcacaatcatgtgtgcttacggactgtatcccttgcagactgtattgatatatattgatatataatgtaggaagcagaatattaataacagaaagaaacaacccttttgtgtgaatgagtgtaaatgggggagggaggttttttggcttggtgcactaattgtaagtgtatcttgtgttttttatgtggatttaataaaaaataaaaaataaacgatactgataattaaaaaaactgataccgataatttccgatattacattttaacgcatttatcggccaataatatcggcagaccgatatcggacatctctaataataacttCATTAGCTGCAACCTTTACATCAAAGGAAAcatgagttatggtagtagttaagttgacttatgatagtagtacaggttgagttatggtagtagttaagttgacttatggtagtagtacaggttgagttatgatattagtacaggttgagttatggtagtagttaagttgacttatggtagtagcacaggttgagttatggtagtagttaagttgacttatggtagtagtacaggttgagttatgatattagtacaggttgagttatggtagtagttaagttgacttatgatagtagtacaggttgagttatggtagtagtacaggttgacttatggtagtagttacgttgacttatgatagtagtacaggttgagttatggtagtagttaagttgacttatggtagtagtacaggttgagttatgatagtagtacaggttgagttatggtagtagttaagttgacttatggtagtagtacaggttgagttatgatattagtacaggttgagttatggtagtagttaagttgacttatgatagtagtacaggttgagttatggtagtagtacaggttgacttatggtagtagttacgtttaaggctgcagctaacgattatttttctatcgattaatctatagattattttttcgattaatcggttaatctatagattattttttcgattaatctatagattatttttccttttaccgattaatttttttattcaaaatgaagatgaaaaaataaatgtaggcccgttttttcaaaaggcatggcttttatttacaaaaaaaaagaagtatggccactcagtcaacattgacaacaacatgactaaatattctgtaacaatgtaaacatttaaaacttttaacatttaacaaaattaaaagtagcttatttgctttttaatgtgcaaatataaaagtcaacatccagtgcaaatcttaatattctgcaatagtataagcatttcaaaagtaaaagtattgcttattttgctttaaaatgtgcaaaaataaagataaacattcaatacaaaaaagtgcaaaacgaaatattctgtaacaacagtgtaaacatttcaacaaaagtgaaagtattgcttatttgctaaaatgtgcaaaaataaagataaacatccaatacaaaaaagtgccaatctaaatattctggagcactgtaaacattaagtattgcttttaaaatgtgcaaaataaacatccagtccaacacagtacacaataaccaattctactcattccagtgagtgactaacagttgtaatgaagaaaggttagcatgtttacatgctctggttcttttcttgtttacaatattcccagcagctgaaaataggcgctcagaaggggtcgatgtggctggaactgagaggtaattagccttcacctcaagccaggactgcgagtgagctgagctgcagtttatatttctagaaggtcaacgggctcatagtgatgttactagtagttgactgggaggtgtttattatcatttggggagagtccgctgcctgatgctcacctgctaaacacctatctgctccacgctgaagcgctgactacatgcgctctgaatacgcactgctgattggctgataatggttcgtgtgtaccaatcagatggttgtgtgggtgggacaatgctgcgtgtgtaccaatcagatggttgtgtgggtgggacaatgctgcgtgtgtaccaatcagatggttgtgtgggtgggacaatgctgcgtgctgagacagacgcagaggagcgaagcagcttgttaagactttagcagctaaagttagctttagcttagaaactcgttcggtacacccccgtgccgaaccgaaagccccgtaccgaaacggttcaatacaaaacacgtaccgttacacccctagcagatataaatgacacattcatgtttttgtgtaatgatgacaacgtatgctggcgcggacgattgactagttgatggttttcttttcaaatgttcgttcatagccgttgtgctgctatgataggccatttccgctcgacacagtgtgcatacaacaacattattaggccgtttattgaaatactcccacacttttggccacttttggcatgcttttcccccctcgctcgcaccgctcgcatcgtcttctttgatcgtctgcattgcggtccgccatgacggtagtgtgacgtaaatatgcgacgcgtcgacgcacaaaaacggcgtcgacgtatttacgtaaccgatgacgtcgactacgttgacgcgtcgtttcagccttagttacgttgacttatgatagtagtacaggttgagttatggtagtagttaagttgacttatggtagtagtacaggttgagttatgatagtagtacaggttgagttatggtagtagttaagttgacttatggtagtagtacaggttgagttatggtagtagttaagttgacttatggtagtagtacaggttgagttatggtagtagttaagttgacttatgaTAACAGTACAGGTTGACTTTTGATAATAGTACAGGTTGACTTAtggtagtagtacaggttgagttatggtagtagttaagttgacttatgattagagatgtccgataatggcttttttgccgatatccgatattacgatattgtccaactcttaattacagattccgatatcaagcgataccgatatatacagtggtggaatgagcacattattatgcctaatgttgttgtgatgccccgctggatgcattaaacaatgtaacaaggttttacaaaataaatcaactcaagttatggaacaaaatgccaacatggcactgccatatttattattgaagtcacaaagtgcattcttttttttaacatgcctcaaaataagcagcttggaatttgggacatgctctccctgagagagcatgaggaggttgaagtgggcggggttgaagtgggggggggggtatattgtagcgtcccggaagagttaccatgaattgatttacgtggaccccgacttaaacaagttgaaaaacttattggggtgttaccatttagtggtcaattgtacggaatatgtactgtactgtacaatctactaataaaaaagcttcagttagtgctgcaaggggttctgggtatttgttctgttgtgtttatgttgtgttatggtgcggatgttctcccgaaatgtgtttgtcattcttgtttggtgtgggttcacagtgtggcgcatatttgtaacaatgttaaagttgtttatacggccaccctcagtgtgacctgtatggctgttgaccaagtatggatcgcattcacttgtgtgtgtgaaaagccgtagatgttatgtgactgggccggcacgcaaaggcagtgcctttaaggtttattggcgctctgtacttctccctacgtccgtgtacacagcggccttttagaaagtcaatcaatcaatcaatcaatgtttatttatatagccctaaatcacaagtgatacattttactttttgaaactgataccgataattttgaaaccgataccgataatttccaatattacattttaaagcatttatcagctgataatatcggcagtccgatattatcggacatccctacttatgatagtagtacaggttgagttatggtagtagttaagttgacttatgatagtagtacaggttgagttatggtagtagttaagttgacttatgatagtagtacaggttgagttatggtagtagttaaaggcctactgaaagccactactaccgaccacgcagtctgatagtttatataccaatgatgaaatcttaacattgcaacacatgccaatacggccaggttaacatataaagtgcaattttgaatttaccgctaaacttccgtctatgtatgatgacgtttgcgtgtgacgtcaatggttgaaacggaagtattcggacgccattgtatccaataaaaaaagtttggttttcatcgcaaaattccacagtattctggacatctgtgttggtgaatcttttgcaatttgtttaatgaacaatggagacggcaaagaagaaagctgtaggtgggatcgttgtattagcggctggctgcagcaacacaaacaggaggactttgaggtggatagcagacgcgctatccaacgctagccgccgaccgcatctatgatcgggtgaagtccttcgtcgctccgtcgatcgctggaacgcaggtgagcacgggtgttgatgagcagatgagggctggctggcgtaggtggatagctaatgtttttagcatagctctgtgaggtcccgttgctaagttagcttcaatggcgtcgttagcaacagcattgttaagcttcgccaggctggacagcattaaccgtgttttTACAggcccatggtttaatagtattgttgattttctgtctatccttccagtcaggggcttatttttttggtttctatatgcatttaagcacgatgctatcatgttagctccgtagctaaagtgcttcgtcaatgtattgtcgtggagataaaagtcactgtgaatttccattttgcgttcttgactctcattttcaagaggatatagtatcccaggtggtttaaaatacaaatccgtgatccacaatagaaaaaggacaaagtgtggcatccaatgagaccttgtacctaagttacggtcagagcgaaaaaagaaagtcctgcactgcactct is part of the Entelurus aequoreus isolate RoL-2023_Sb linkage group LG22, RoL_Eaeq_v1.1, whole genome shotgun sequence genome and encodes:
- the LOC133639746 gene encoding uncharacterized protein LOC133639746, giving the protein MNRDIAVVPSGWYDDRMVFWPSYKNTDRIERAALNEEQHEPNWPRFDVSVVRTCDNYKDALKIMQQYGKGCDTSDLQSEAENEELPEKRNRKPVHRLGDSDDSEEDPGNSDLTSLGLASQLHRQTPPSRRVPARVMSTCQLDSSTGDNFLAPHHGEGRIHMPSPAPALNMQRVTQGTAVPPRLPPPPSPAALNMWQTEEPGSSLAYRPTWRGGRMADNISCSAPEVIHILSLLETIKHNQDQLIAKVL